From Arachis stenosperma cultivar V10309 chromosome 2, arast.V10309.gnm1.PFL2, whole genome shotgun sequence, one genomic window encodes:
- the LOC130961462 gene encoding fatty acyl-CoA reductase 2, chloroplastic-like — protein MSYFIKSFSNALDKSNEKSYKAFMLSKLVPVVGNICESNLGLDEDSSNVIMDEVDVIVNSAANTTFDERYDTAININTKGPCRLMSIAKKCKKLKLFLHVSTAYVNGQRQGRIMERPFSIGDCIAREKSISEIPQSFLPALDIEGEINMVSNYNGNIEDNLLAQKMREMGLERARRYGWQDTYVFTKAMGEMMIDKLREDIPVVVIRPSVIESTFKEPFPGWMEGNRMMDPIVLCYGKGQLTGFLVDPNGVLDVVPSDMVVNATLAAMARHGMDQKRDISVYQIASSVVNPLVFQDLARLLYEHYSSSPCIDSKGRPIQVPLMKLFSSTEEFSGHLWRDAIQKSGLTAMASSKGKMSQKLENICRKSVEQAKYLANIYEPYTFYGGRFDNSNTERLMEIMSEEEKREFGFDVKAIDWKDYITNVHIPGLRRHVMKGRGMGS, from the exons ATGTCATACTTTATCAAG AGCTTTTCAAATGCCTTagacaaatcaaatgaaaaatcCTACAAAGCCTTTATGTTGAGCAAGCTAGTACCTGTAGTAGGCAACATTTGCGAATCGAATCTTGGACTAGATGAAGATTCTTCCAATGTTATTATGGATGAGGTAGATGTAATTGTAAATTCTGCAGCTAATACAACATTTGATGAAAG ATATGATACTGCTATCAACATAAACACCAAAGGACCGTGTCGCCTTATGAGCATtgcgaaaaaatgcaagaagctTAAGCTCTTTCTGCATGTTTCAACAG CTTATGTCAATggacaaagacaaggaagaattATGGAAAGACCATTTAGCATTGGAGACTGCATAGCTAGAGAAAAATCCATATCTGAAATTCCACAAAGTTTTCTTCCAGCATTGGACATCGAAGGCGAAATAAACATGGTTTCGAATTACAATGGGAACATTGAAGACAACTTACTAGCTCAAAAGATGAGGGAGATGGGTCTAGAAAG GGCTAGAAGATATGGGTGGCAAGATACTTATGTGTTCACAAAAGCTATGGGAGAAATGATGATTGATAAATTGAGGGAAGATATTCCAGTTGTTGTAATTCGTCCAAGTGTTATAGAAAGCACTTTTAAAGAACCATTTCCTGGATGGATGGAAGGAAATAG GATGATGGATCCAATAGTTCTATGCTATGGGAAAGGACAGCTAACAGGTTTCTTGGTAGATCCAAATGGGGTACTTGATGTG GTTCCATCTGACATGGTTGTTAATGCAACCTTGGCAGCAATGGCAAGACATGGAATGGATCAAAAGCGAGATATCAGTGTGTATCAAATTGCTTCATCTGTAGTGAACCCTTTGGTGTTCCAAGACCTTGCAAGATTGCTCTATGAACATTATAGCTCCTCTCCATGCATTGACTCAAAGGGTAGGCCAATTCAAGTTCCATTGATGAAGTTGTTTAGCTCCACAGAGGAATTCTCTGGCCACTTATGGAGAGATGCTATTCAGAAGAGTGGACTCACAGCTATGGCCTCATCAAAGGGGAAGATGTCTCAGAAACTTGAAAATATTTGTAGAAAATCAGTGGAGCAAGCAAAGTACTTAGCCAATATTTATGAACCATACACATTTTATGGTGGAAG GTTTGATAATAGTAACACAGAAAGATTAATGGAAATCATGtctgaagaagaaaaaagggaaTTTGGATTTGATGTAAAGGCAATAGATTGGAAAGATTATATCACCAATGTTCATATACCAGGTCTAAGGAGACATGTCATGAAGGGAAGGGGAATGGGTAGTTAG
- the LOC130963562 gene encoding probable pectinesterase/pectinesterase inhibitor 40 codes for MIFALIFLATHLNYFIETPNFKSTTPQEGKKHLHFQNHIQLVAHSKCKGTLYPDLCVSTLSTFPNLETRTMPQIISKVVNHTVHEVKSSSNNCTTIIKNLQNTLNTIQKRALDDCLKLFDDTIVELNTTILDLSKKPSSSSSSSSNQDLQTLLSGAMTNLYTCLDGFSQSKNGNAVRGLIEEKVTEISHHVSNSLAMLKKVKTSLKKEEVFAEYGTMKKGFPSWVSAKDRKLLEDGNVNETKIDVVVAKDGSGNFTTIGEAVVMAPNSSTTRFVIYIKSGAYLENVKVIRKKTNLMFIGDGIGRTIVKANRNVVDGWTTFQSATVDYDIYIDPHTFYLAVLCALGHTFDNSNTERLMEIMSEEEKREFGFDVKAIDWKDYITNVHIPGLRRHVMKGRGMGS; via the exons ATGATTTTTGCACTGATCTTTTTAGCTACACATCTCAATTATTTCATTGAAACACCAAATTTCAAATCAACAACACCACAAGAAGGGAAAAAACATCTCCATTTCCAAAACCATATCCAATTAGTAGCACATTCAAAATGCAAAGGAACACTCTACCCTGATCTCTGTGTCTCAACCTTATCCACATTCCCAAACCTTGAAACAAGAACAATGCCACAAATAATCTCCAAAGTAGTCAACCACACAGTCCATGAAGTCAAATCTTCATCCAACAACTGCACCACCATAATCAAGAATCTCCAAAACACTCTCAACACCATTCAGAAAAGAGCCTTAGATGATTGTCTCAAACTCTTTGATGACACCATAGTAGAACTCAACACCACCATTCTTGATCTCTCAAAAaaaccatcatcatcatcatcatcatcttccaACCAAGATTTGCAAACTCTACTTAGTGGGGCAATGACAAATTTGTACACTTGTCTTGATGGTTTCTCACAAAGCAAAAATGGGAATGCTGTGAGAGGGTTGATAGAGGAGAAAGTGACTGAGATATCACATCATGTTAGTAACTCATTGGCAATGTTGAAGAAAGTGAAGACAAGTttgaagaaagaagaggtgTTTGCTGAATATGGAACAATGAAGAAAGGGTTCCCTTCATGGGTTTCTGCTAAGGATAGGAAGCTTCTAGAAGATGGAAATGTGAATGAAACTAAGATTGATGTTGTTGTGGCTAAAGATGGTTCTGGAAATTTTACTACTATTGGTGAAGCTGTAGTTATGGCTCCTAATTCCAGCACAACCAg GTTTGTGATATACATAAAAAGTGGAGCATACTTGGAGAATGTGAAAGTAATTAGAAAGAAGACTAATTTGATGT TTATTGGAGATGGCATTGGAAGGACCATTGTCAAGGCAAATAGGAATGTTGTTGATGGCTGGACCACTTTTCAATCAGCTACCGTTG ATTATGACATATATATTGACCCACACACGTTCTACCTAGCTGTGTTATGTGCCTTAGGTCACAC GTTTGATAATAGTAACACAGAAAGATTAATGGAAATCATGtctgaagaagaaaaaagggaaTTTGGATTTGATGTAAAGGCAATAGATTGGAAAGATTATATCACCAATGTTCATATACCAGGTCTAAGGAGACATGTCATGAAGGGAAGGGGAATGGGTAGTTAG
- the LOC130963563 gene encoding putative disease resistance RPP13-like protein 1, giving the protein MQNLVNLRHLDIFGSIWVEEMPKKMSKLKDLQFLSDYIVGKHEENGIGELGGLTHLHGSLCIQELENVKNSGEASNARMDEKIHLNALHLIWSSFEESEVCDSQSEKDVLDKLRPHKDLKMLSLWGYRGTMFPDWVGQSSYHNMTELHLWGCRNCWVIPSLGQLPSLQSLIISELDKVKKIGGSFYKGDGTHQHQETPFRSLKILQFRDMGWWEEWESYECDDDDDAPFPKLEGLHIENCPKLRGDLPTFLPSLELVHIVRCEEIGCYLPRAPILRKLIIDGKQEARMRDLPLSLQHLRIEGKQLVDSLFEAMTHTQPTSLIHLHISECSSAISFPGDSLPPSLEVLSIINCKNVEFPMQHQQHHSLTSLTIKNSCDSLTSLPAFPNLLSLRIERCENLTSLEVSQSQSLRQLWIAECPKLENIIRLPASLHFLSIRECGLLGEGIERKDPHIWPSISHIPHIVVDDKWIRNESTS; this is encoded by the coding sequence ATGCAAAATCTTGTGAATTTGCGTCATCTTGATATTTTTGGCTCTATTTGGGTGGAAGAGATGCCAAAAAAGATGAGCAAATTAAAAGATTTGCAATTTTTAAGTGACTATATTGTGGGGAAACATGAAGAGAATGGGATTGGAGAACTGGGAGGACTAACACATCTTCATGGTTCATTGTGCATTCAGGAATTAGAGAATGTTAAGAATAGTGGTGAAGCATCGAATGCAAGGATGGATGAAAAAATACACCTGAATGCTTTACATTTGATATGGtcatcatttgaagaaagtgagGTTTGTGATTCCCAAAGTGAAAAAGATGTACTTGACAAATTACGTCCTCACAAAGACTTGAAGATGCTAAGCTTATGGGGTTACAGAGGTACGATGTTTCCGGATTGGGTAGGGCAGTCTTCGTACCACAACATGACTGAATTGCACCTGTGGGGATGCAGGAATTGTTGGGTGATTCCTTCACTTGGACAGTTACCCTCTCTGCAGAGTCTAATCATTAGCGAGCTCGACAAGGTGAAGAAGATTGGTGGGTCATTCTATAAGGGTGATGGAACTCATCAGCATCAGGAGACACCCTTCCGATCCCTTAAAATTCTGCAATTTCGTGATATGGGTTGGTGGGAGGAATGGGAGTCATATGaatgtgatgatgatgatgatgcacCATTTCCGAAACTTGAGGGGCTTCATATAGAGAACTGTCCTAAGTTAAGAGGAGATTTGCCCACTTTCCTTCCGTCTTTGGAATTAGTCCACATTGTTAGATGCGAGGAGATTGGTTGTTATCTGCCAAGAGCTCCCATCCTACGCAAATTAATAATAGATGGCAAACAGGAAGCAAGAATGCGGGACCTACCACTTTCACTGCAACATCTAAGAATAGAAGGAAAGCAGCTTGTGGATTCTCTGTTTGAGGCCATGACCCACACCCAACCAACCTCTCTCATACACCTACACATCTCTGAGTGCTCATCAGCCATATCATTTCCAGGGGATTCTTTGCCCCCTTCATTGGAAGTGCTATCAATCATTAACTGCAAGAATGTAGAATTCCCAATGCAACACCAACAACATCACTCACTAACGAGTCTTACAATAAAGAACAGCTGTGATTCGCTTACATCATTGCCAGCGTTCCCAAATCTCTTGTCTCTGAGAATTGAAAGATGTGAAAATTTGACATCTCTGGAGGTGTCACAGTCACAGTCCCTCCGACAATTATGGATTGCAGAGTGCCCTAAGCTGGAGAACATAATAAGGCTGCCTGCCTCTTTACATTTTCTCTCCATCAGAGAATGTGGGTTGTTGGGTGAAGGCATAGAGAGGAAGGACCCCCACATTTGGCCATCCATTTCCCACATCCCCCACATTGTAGTTGATGACAAATGGATTCGCAATGAGTCAACATCTTAA
- the LOC130961116 gene encoding putative disease resistance RPP13-like protein 1: MAASVVGGAFLSSFLNVLFDRLSDPEIINMMRGKKVDQKLLQKLKTILNVVEAVLNDAEKKQITDSAVKRWLEDLQDAVYDADDLLDEVATKAATQKDPPGNFLSRFLNLQDREMVTRIEDIIARLEDIAKHKDILRLEKIVAKNMSGRIESTSLVQKSDVFVGRDQDREDIVKLLLDDTNDGELSVIPIWGMGGIGKTTLAKLVFHDDKVQQKFNVRAWVCVGEEFDVLKVTKTVIEEITSSPCDMNSLNSAQQHLRSKLTGMKFLVVLDDFWSNNYTAWANFLIPFRCGSEGSKILVTTRSEKIANMVKGFHYQAYNLSALNDEDCWVVFANHAFLSGERLAFEKVAREIVKKCKGLPLAAQALGSLLRSKDNEKDWNNVLNSEIWEFSEEEIEIIPALRISYYHLPSHLKRCFVYCSLYPKDYEFDRDELVLLWMAEGLLQQPRGGSTLEEVGHEYFSDLASRSFFQPSHNAYETSFVMHDLVHDLATFYGEKFYFRTFEVKNVLKHDIKTRHLSYVLRNKDSVSKILEVCDSLKHARTLLQVNLNTYHRFSEGIVVPCDLLEQLKCLRVLSFKFCSDDENLLHRSIGELIHLRYLDLSYTSIVTLPESLSCLYNLQTLKLRNCRKLKKLPSKMQNLVNLRHLDVFETGLEEMPKKMSELKDLHFLSCYIAGKHEENGIGELGELVHLHGSFCLTKLENVKNSGEASNARMDEKIHLNALELRWSSFEESEVCDSQSEKDVLDKLRPHKDLKELFIRCYRGTMYPDWVGQSSYHNMTWLELSGCRNCWTLPSVGQLPSLTRLEISNCDMVKMIGGEFYKADATQETPFRSLKILIIQRMPCWEEWESYECDDDDHAPFPKLEILLIEDCPKLRGDLPTFLPSLELVHIVRCEEIGCYLPRAPILRKLRIDGKQEARIRELPLSMLKEVEINGEQQVEYVFEAMTHTQPTSLHCLRISNCSSAISFPGDSLPPSLKELTIENCKNVEFPMQHQQHHSLQRLEIHNSCDSLTSLPLPAFTNLKYLTIARRENLTSLEVSQSQALQQLMVAECPKLENIVRLPASLSLLYINKCPLLGEGIERKDPHIWPSISHIPQIYVNWRRIGNESTS, translated from the coding sequence ATGGCTGCATCAGTTGTTGGAGGAGCTTTCCTCTCTTCGTTTCTCAATGTTCTTTTCGACAGGCTGTCTGATCCTGAGATCATCAACATGATGCGAGGAAAGAAGGTTGACCAGAAGCTGCTTCAAAAGCTGAAGACCATTCTAAACGTGGTTGAAGCTGTGCTGAATGATGCTGAGAAGAAACAGATCACTGACTCTGCTGTCAAGAGGTGGCTCGAAGATCTCCAAGATGCTGTCTATGATGCTGATGACTTGTTGGATGAAGTCGCCACCAAAGCTGCCACTCAGAAGGATCCACCAGGTAACTTCCTGTCTCGCTTTCTCAATTTGCAAGATAGGGAGATGGTTACTAGGATTGAAGACATCATTGCTAGACTAGAAGATATTGCAAAACACAAAGATATCCTTCGTCTAGAAAAGATTGTAGCCAAGAACATGTCTGGGAGAATCGAATCAACATCTCTTGTTCAAAAGTCTGATGTATTTGTTGGTAGGGACCAAGACAGGGAGGATATAGTCAAATTATTGTTAGATGATACTAATGATGGTGAACTATCTGTCATCCCTATCTGGGGTATGGGTGGGATCGGAAAAACTACTTTGGCTAAGTTGGTTTTTCATGATGACAAAGTGCAGCAAAAGTTTAATGTTAGAGCATGGGTTTGTGTTGGGGAAGAATTTGATGTTCTTAAAGTGACAAAGACTGTAATAGAGGAAATAACTTCTAGTCCCTGTGATATGAATAGCTTAAACTCAGCTCAACAACATTTAAGGAGTAAGCTAACAGGGATGAAATTCTTGGTTGTTTTGGATGACTTTTGGAGTAACAATTACACAGCTTGGGCAAATTTTCTGATTCCTTTTAGATGTGGAAGTGAGGGGAGTAAGATCCTTGTGACAACTCGTAGCGAAAAGATTGCAAACATGGTGAAAGGTTTTCATTATCAAGCCTACAATTTGAGTGCGTTGAATGATGAAGATTGTTGGGTAGTGTTTGCAAATCATGCATTTCTTTCTGGAGAGCGTCTAGCTTTTGAAAAAGTTGCCAGAGAAATTGTTAAAAAGTGCAAGGGATTACCTCTAGCTGCTCAAGCACTTGGGAGCTTATTAAGGTCCAAAGATAATGAAAAGGATTGGAATAATGTTTTGAACAGTGAAATTTGGGAATTTTCTGAAGAGGAAATTGAAATTATTCCTGCTTTGAGGATTAGTTATTACCACCTTCCTTCGCACTTAAAACGTTGTTTTGTTTATTGTTCTTTGTATCCCAAAGACTATGAATTTGATAGAGATGAATTGGTGTTATTGTGGATGGCCGAGGGTCTTTTGCAACAGCCGAGGGGGGGAAGCACTTTAGAAGAAGTTGGCCATGAATATTTTAGTGATTTAGCATCAAGATCTTTTTTTCAACCTTCTCATAATGCTTATGAAACTTCATTTGTAATGCACGATCTGGTGCATGATTTAGCAACATTCTATGGTGAAAAGTTCTATTTTAGAACCTTTGAAGTCAAGAATGTACTCAAGCACGATATCAAAACTCGTCATTTGTCGTATGTTTTGCGCAACAAGGATTCAGTCTCAAAGATCCTGGAAGTATGTGATAGTTTAAAGCATGCAAGGACATTGCTGCAAGTCAATTTGAATACATATCATCGATTCTCAGAGGGAATAGTCGTTCCTTGTGACTTACTAGAACAATTGAAGTGCTTACGAGTTTTGTCATTTAAATTTTGTTCAGATGATGAAAACTTGTTGCATCGTTCAATTGGTGAATTGATCCATTTGCGTTATTTGGATCTTTCATACACATCCATCGTGACTTTGCCCGAGTCTTTAAGTTGCTTGTACAATTTACAAACCTTGAAGTTGAGAAACTGTAGAAAACTTAAAAAGCTTCCTAGCAAGATGCAAAATCTTGTGAATTTGCGTCATCTTGATGTTTTTGAAACTGGTTTGGAAGAGATGCCAAAAAAGATGAGTGAATTAAAAGATTTGCACTTTTTAAGTTGCTATATTGCGGGCAAACATGAAGAGAATGGGATTGGAGAATTGGGAGAGCTTGTACATCTTCATGGCTCATTTTGTCTTACGAAACTAGAGAATGTTAAGAATAGTGGTGAAGCATCGAATGCAAGGATGGATGAAAAAATACACCTGAATGCTTTGGAATTGAGGTGGtcatcatttgaagaaagtgagGTTTGTGATTCCCAAAGTGAAAAAGATGTACTTGACAAATTACGTCCTCACAAAGACTTGAAGGAGCTATTCATCAGGTGTTACAGAGGTACGATGTATCCGGATTGGGTAGGGCAGTCTTCGTACCACAACATGACTTGGTTGGAGCTGAGTGGATGCAGGAATTGTTGGACGCTTCCTTCAGTTGGGCAGTTACCCTCTCTAACGAGATTGGAGATTTCAAATTGTGATATGGTGAAGATGATTGGTGGTGAATTCTATAAGGCTGATGCAACTCAGGAGACACCCTTCCGATCCcttaaaattcttattattcaAAGAATGCCTTGCTGGGAGGAATGGGAGTCATATGaatgtgatgatgatgatcatgcGCCATTTCCGAAACTTGAGATTCTTTTAATAGAGGACTGCCCTAAGTTAAGAGGAGATTTGCCCACTTTCCTTCCGTCTTTGGAATTAGTCCACATTGTTAGATGCGAGGAGATTGGTTGTTATCTGCCAAGAGCACCCATCCTACGCAAATTAAGAATAGATGGCAAACAGGAAGCAAGAATACGGGAGCTACCACTTTCCATGTTGAAGGAAGTAGAAATTAATGGAGAGCAGCAGGTGGAGTATGTGTTTGAGGCCATGACCCACACCCAACCAACCTCTCTCCATTGTTTAAGAATCTCAAATTGCTCATCAGCCATATCATTTCCAGGGGATTCTTTGCCCCCTTCATTGAAAGAGCTAACCATCGagaattgcaagaatgtagaatTCCCAATGCAACACCAACAACATCACTCGCTACAGAGATTAGAAATACACAACAGCTGTGATTCGCTTACATCCTTGCCATTGCCAGCGTTCACAAATCTCAAGTATCTCACAATCGCAAGACGTGAAAATTTGACATCTCTGGAGGTGTCACAGTCACAGGCCCTCCAACAATTAATGGTTGCAGAATGCCCTAAGCTGGAGAACATAGTAAGGCTGCCTGCCTCTTTAAGTCTACTCTACATCAACAAATGTCCGTTGTTGGGTGAAGGCATAGAGAGGAAGGACCCCCACATTTGGCCATCCATTTCCCACATCCCTCAAATTTATGTCAATTGGAGACGGATTGGCAATGAGTCAACATCTTAA
- the LOC130962178 gene encoding fatty acyl-CoA reductase 2, chloroplastic-like, with translation MHENSEWHHARRKTNVVFCQGGGNVIKSAGMSSVLTERSASFSADHAATLMDAGSLVLSQNGKSQTDIVVKDLVPYGGPTSTTLVGFEDGIGIVKFLRGKKFFITGATGFLAKVLIEKILRTEPDVGKIYLLIKAKNKQAAMERLQNEIINTELFKCLRQIHGKSYKAFMLSKLVPVVGNICESNLGLDEDSSNVIMDEVDVIVNSAANTTFDERYDTAININTKGPCRLMSIAKKCKKLKLFLHVSTAYVNGQRQGRIMERPFSIGDCIAREKSISEIPQSFLPALDIEGEINMVSNYNGNIEDNLLAQKMREMGLERARRYGWQDTYVFTKAMGEMMIDKLREDIPVVVIRPSVIESTFKEPFPGWMEGNRMMDPIVLCYGKGQLTGFLVDPNGVLDVVPSDMVVNATLAAMARHGMDQKRDINVYQIASSVVNPLVFQDLARLLYEHYSSSPCIDSKGRPIQVPLMKLFSSTEEFSGHLWRDAIQKSGLTAMASSKGKMSQKLENICRKSVEQAKYLANIYEPYTFYGGRFDNSNTERLMEIMSEEEKREFGFDVKAIDWKDYITNVHIPGLRRHVMKGRGMGS, from the exons ATGCATGAAAATAGTGAATGGCACCATGCAAGGAGGAAGACCAATGTTGTGTTCTGCCAAGGTGGTGGAAATGTGATCAAGTCTGCTGGTATGTCTTCCGTGTTAACAGAAAGATCAGCGTCGTTTAGCGCTGATCACGCCGCGACTCTAATGGATGCAGGAAGCTTGGTCTTGTCTCAAAATGGGAAAAGCCAGACAGATATTGTGGTGAAGGATTTGGTGCCTTATGGTGGACCAACATCCACCACATTAGTAGGATTTGAAGATGGAATAGGCATTGTCAAATTCTTAAGAGGGAAGAAGTTTTTTATTACAGGTGCAACCGGTTTTCTAGCAAAAG TTCTTATTGAGAAGATTCTAAGAACAGAACCAGATGTTGGAAAGATTTACCTTTTGATCAAGGCAAAGAATAAGCAAGCTGCAATGGAGAGATTACAGAATGAA ATAATAAATACAGAGCTTTTCAAATGCCTTAGACAAATCCATGGAAAATCCTACAAAGCCTTTATGTTGAGCAAGCTAGTACCTGTAGTAGGCAACATTTGCGAATCGAATCTTGGACTAGATGAAGATTCTTCCAATGTTATTATGGATGAGGTAGATGTAATTGTAAATTCTGCAGCTAATACAACATTTGATGAAAG ATATGATACTGCTATCAACATAAACACCAAAGGACCGTGTCGCCTTATGAGCATtgcgaaaaaatgcaagaagctTAAGCTCTTTCTGCATGTTTCAACAG CCTATGTCAATggacaaagacaaggaagaattATGGAAAGACCATTTAGCATTGGAGATTGCATAGCTAGAGAAAAATCCATCTCTGAAATTCCACAAAGTTTTCTTCCAGCATTGGACATCGAAGGCGAAATAAACATGGTTTCGAATTACAATGGGAACATTGAAGACAACTTACTAGCTCAAAAGATGAGGGAGATGGGTCTAGAAAG GGCTAGAAGATATGGGTGGCAAGATACTTATGTGTTCACAAAAGCTATGGGAGAAATGATGATTGATAAATTGAGGGAAGATATTCCAGTTGTTGTAATTCGTCCAAGTGTTATAGAAAGCACTTTTAAAGAACCATTTCCTGGATGGATGGAAGGAAATAG GATGATGGATCCAATAGTTCTATGCTATGGGAAAGGACAGCTAACAGGTTTCTTGGTAGATCCAAATGGGGTACTTGATGTG GTTCCATCTGACATGGTTGTTAATGCAACCTTGGCAGCAATGGCAAGACATGGAATGGATCAAAAGCGAGATATCAATGTGTATCAAATTGCTTCATCTGTAGTGAACCCTTTGGTGTTCCAAGACCTTGCAAGATTGCTCTATGAACATTATAGCTCCTCCCCATGCATTGATTCAAAGGGTAGGCCAATTCAAGTTCCATTGATGAAGTTGTTTAGCTCGACAGAGGAATTCTCTGGCCACTTATGGAGAGATGCTATTCAGAAGAGTGGACTCACAGCTATGGCCTCATCAAAGGGGAAGATGTCTCAGAAACTTGAAAATATTTGTAGAAAATCAGTGGAGCAAGCAAAGTACTTAGCCAATATTTATGAACCATACACATTTTATGGTGGAAG GTTTGATAACAGTAACACAGAAAGATTAATGGAAATCATGtctgaagaagaaaaaagggaaTTTGGATTTGATGTAAAGGCAATAGATTGGAAAGATTATATAACCAATGTTCATATACCAGGTCTAAGGAGACATGTCATGAAGGGAAGGGGAATGGGTAGTTAG